In Pseudomonas sp. MM213, a genomic segment contains:
- a CDS encoding ribbon-helix-helix domain-containing protein: MCELYVKADPILYESRSRSLRICGVVTTLRLENQFWDILSEIAEVDGMTTNQLIAKLYEEVMDYRGEVVNFASFLRVSCTRYLSQRRVQTPELSVVRAAVK, translated from the coding sequence AAGGCCGACCCGATTCTCTACGAATCGCGCTCCCGCTCGCTGCGCATCTGCGGGGTGGTCACCACCCTGCGGCTGGAGAATCAGTTCTGGGACATCCTCAGCGAAATCGCCGAGGTCGACGGCATGACCACCAACCAGTTGATCGCCAAGCTGTATGAAGAGGTGATGGATTATCGCGGGGAAGTGGTGAATTTTGCTTCGTTCTTGCGGGTGAGTTGTACGCGGTATTTGTCGCAACGGCGGGTGCAGACGCCGGAGTTGTCAGTGGTTCGTGCTGCGGTGAAATAG